Proteins encoded together in one Methanobacterium bryantii window:
- the gatD gene encoding Glu-tRNA(Gln) amidotransferase subunit GatD has product MSYRGASEIFLGSAGISVGDSVKITKKDISYEGMLLDRAEDADETHLVLKLKNGYNVGINIENATIELVKKGEKPKIELSKLDIERDNQKHDISIISTGGTVASIIDYKTGAVHPAFTADDLIRANPELLEYANIKGKAVLNILSENMKPEYWVKSARSIADEINDGAYGVVVAHGTDTMHYTSAALSFMLDTPVPVVLTGAQRSSDRPSSDAFLNLLNSMTAAKSDMAEVMVCMHATEDDTYCDLHRGTKVRKMHTSRRDTFRSINTSPLARVQNGGIEILDEQLRYKTRTDGEVELQDAVESDVAFIKSYPGISGEIIDYHIDKGYKGIVLEGTGLGHCPEEIIPSVKRARDSGIPVVMASQCLYGKVNMNVYSTGRKLITAGVISAGDMLPETAYVKLCWALGQTDEIEEVEKTMQTNIAGEIEDKSSIKYFLI; this is encoded by the coding sequence ATGAGTTACAGAGGAGCTTCAGAAATATTTTTAGGATCTGCAGGTATATCAGTTGGTGACAGTGTTAAAATAACCAAAAAAGATATTTCCTACGAAGGCATGCTTTTAGACAGAGCTGAAGATGCTGATGAGACGCATCTTGTTTTAAAGCTTAAAAATGGTTACAATGTTGGAATAAATATAGAAAATGCAACAATTGAACTCGTTAAAAAGGGTGAAAAACCTAAAATTGAGTTGTCAAAACTTGATATTGAAAGAGATAACCAGAAACATGATATATCTATAATATCAACTGGGGGAACAGTTGCATCAATAATTGATTACAAAACTGGTGCAGTTCATCCTGCATTTACAGCTGATGACCTTATCAGGGCTAACCCTGAGCTTCTGGAATATGCAAATATCAAAGGAAAAGCAGTTTTAAACATCTTAAGCGAAAACATGAAACCTGAATACTGGGTTAAATCAGCAAGATCTATAGCTGATGAAATAAATGACGGTGCGTATGGTGTTGTTGTTGCCCATGGGACTGATACCATGCACTACACATCTGCTGCGTTGAGCTTTATGTTGGATACTCCTGTACCGGTAGTGCTTACTGGTGCGCAGCGGAGTTCAGATAGGCCTTCTTCTGATGCATTTTTAAATCTTTTAAATTCAATGACTGCTGCTAAATCTGATATGGCTGAAGTTATGGTCTGCATGCATGCGACTGAAGATGATACCTACTGTGATTTACACCGCGGTACAAAGGTAAGAAAGATGCACACCTCAAGAAGAGACACTTTTAGAAGTATAAATACATCTCCACTTGCACGGGTTCAAAACGGCGGAATTGAAATTTTAGATGAACAGTTAAGGTATAAAACAAGAACCGATGGTGAAGTTGAGCTTCAGGATGCTGTAGAATCTGATGTTGCATTTATTAAGAGCTACCCTGGAATTTCTGGTGAAATAATTGATTATCATATTGATAAGGGGTATAAGGGGATTGTTCTGGAAGGCACTGGTTTAGGTCACTGTCCGGAGGAAATTATTCCATCCGTAAAAAGAGCAAGGGACAGTGGAATTCCTGTGGTAATGGCTTCCCAGTGTCTTTATGGAAAAGTCAACATGAACGTTTACAGTACTGGGAGAAAACTTATAACTGCAGGCGTAATCTCTGCCGGAGATATGTTACCTGAAACAGCTTATGTTAAACTCTGCTGGGCTTTAGGGCAAACTGATGAAATTGAAGAAGTCGAAAAAACAATGCAAACTAACATAGCTGGAGAAATTGAAGATAAAAGCTCCATAAAGTATTTTTTAATATAA
- a CDS encoding CBS domain-containing protein, whose protein sequence is MIKKLKAEDIMIEEVHVTSPKDLVAAAKLKMMRCNVGGLPVVDDKRIVGIITHRDVLLAGGEALGLKVNDLMTKELYVANRDTPILEITRVMADKGYQRIPVVENGNLVGLITQSSLIRALAGLD, encoded by the coding sequence ATGATTAAAAAGCTAAAGGCAGAGGACATCATGATCGAAGAAGTTCACGTAACTTCTCCAAAAGACCTGGTTGCAGCAGCTAAATTGAAAATGATGAGATGTAATGTGGGAGGACTTCCTGTAGTTGATGATAAGCGAATCGTAGGGATAATAACCCATAGAGATGTTCTTTTAGCTGGGGGAGAAGCGTTGGGTCTTAAAGTAAATGATCTAATGACTAAAGAATTATACGTGGCTAATAGAGATACTCCTATACTTGAGATTACAAGGGTCATGGCAGATAAAGGTTATCAAAGGATTCCTGTAGTTGAAAATGGAAATTTAGTTGGTCTTATAACTCAAAGTTCCCTTATTCGTGCACTTGCAGGGTTAGATTAG
- the thiC gene encoding phosphomethylpyrimidine synthase, which yields MTQLEYARKGQITNEMEIVAKEENIDIQKLIKQVAKGYITIPKNVNSKSVPKGIGKGLSTKINANIGSSSEIEDIDVEIQKAKVAVEYGADAIMDLSTGPNLESIREKIMQAVNVPIGTVPIYEAAVSASKEKGAVINMDEDDMFNAITNQAKEGVDFMTIHSGITMDTVEKVKNSDRIMGVVSRGGSFLAAWILQNEEENPLYKNYDYLLEIAHEYDVTLSLGDGLRPGCLADASDVSQIQELITLGQLVERARDAGVQVMVEGPGHVPLDQIQANMKIQKTICKGAPFYVLGPIVTDLAPGYDHITSAIGGAIAASSGADFLCYVTPKEHLAIPDIEAVKQGVIASKIAAQAADVANGVKSAWQNELQMANARRNFNWKKQFELAFDHETPRKYRESKPTSGDMCTMCGEFCALRIVRDNLS from the coding sequence GTGACTCAGTTAGAATACGCCAGAAAAGGCCAGATCACCAATGAAATGGAAATTGTCGCTAAAGAGGAAAATATTGACATCCAAAAACTTATTAAACAAGTGGCAAAAGGTTATATCACAATTCCAAAGAATGTAAATAGTAAAAGTGTTCCCAAAGGTATTGGAAAAGGACTCAGCACAAAAATTAACGCCAATATCGGATCATCTTCAGAAATAGAAGATATAGATGTTGAAATTCAAAAAGCCAAAGTAGCGGTCGAATACGGCGCTGATGCTATAATGGACTTAAGTACCGGGCCAAATCTGGAATCAATTAGAGAAAAGATAATGCAGGCAGTGAATGTTCCAATTGGAACTGTCCCTATTTATGAAGCAGCTGTGAGCGCATCCAAAGAAAAAGGTGCTGTAATTAACATGGATGAAGACGACATGTTCAACGCCATAACAAACCAGGCAAAAGAAGGTGTTGATTTCATGACCATCCATTCAGGAATAACCATGGACACTGTAGAAAAAGTAAAAAATTCTGATAGAATTATGGGCGTTGTAAGTCGTGGAGGATCTTTTTTAGCTGCATGGATACTTCAAAATGAAGAAGAAAACCCCCTTTATAAAAATTATGACTATTTACTTGAAATAGCTCACGAATACGACGTTACACTAAGTTTAGGAGACGGGTTAAGGCCAGGATGTCTTGCAGATGCTTCAGATGTTTCCCAAATTCAGGAACTTATTACTCTTGGTCAACTTGTAGAAAGAGCAAGAGATGCAGGAGTTCAGGTCATGGTAGAAGGTCCAGGACACGTGCCACTGGATCAAATCCAGGCAAACATGAAAATTCAAAAAACCATCTGTAAAGGAGCGCCTTTCTATGTTTTAGGCCCGATTGTAACCGATCTTGCTCCAGGTTACGATCATATAACATCTGCTATAGGGGGAGCTATTGCTGCTTCTTCAGGGGCAGATTTCCTGTGTTACGTTACCCCTAAAGAACATCTTGCAATACCAGACATTGAAGCTGTAAAACAGGGAGTTATAGCATCCAAAATAGCTGCACAAGCTGCAGATGTCGCAAATGGAGTTAAAAGTGCATGGCAAAACGAACTCCAGATGGCAAATGCACGGAGAAACTTCAACTGGAAGAAACAATTTGAACTTGCATTTGACCATGAAACACCTCGAAAATACAGGGAAAGTAAGCCCACAAGCGGAGATATGTGTACAATGTGCGGTGAATTCTGTGCTTTGAGGATTGTAAGGGATAATTTAAGCTAA
- a CDS encoding glutaredoxin family protein, which produces MAMEHVEGKNKGDVVLYALSTCGWCKKTRMLLEKLGIEFNYIYVDLTEGEERSNVIKDVQKWNPQLSFPTVVINNKDVIVGFKEDEIKEKLV; this is translated from the coding sequence ATGGCCATGGAACACGTAGAAGGAAAAAACAAAGGAGATGTAGTTCTTTATGCTTTAAGTACTTGTGGATGGTGTAAAAAAACCAGAATGCTTCTTGAAAAGCTTGGTATCGAATTTAATTATATTTATGTTGACCTTACAGAAGGTGAGGAGCGATCAAATGTTATAAAAGACGTTCAAAAATGGAATCCTCAGCTTTCATTCCCAACGGTTGTAATAAACAATAAAGATGTTATTGTAGGGTTCAAGGAAGATGAAATCAAGGAGAAACTTGTATGA
- a CDS encoding ferredoxin-thioredoxin reductase catalytic domain-containing protein codes for MSNISDAELDHFYEKVKKDVEASGYHLNSNVEFTKELLKGILTNEKRYGYGSCPCRLAAGDKEIDIDIICPCDYRDPDLNEYDACYCGLYVSGDILKGTKEVFAIPERRLTLEEREQSQKGTLSGAPSSLQFPVWRCSVCGYLCAREEPPEVCPICKVEKERFRKFL; via the coding sequence ATGAGTAATATAAGTGATGCCGAACTGGATCATTTTTACGAAAAAGTGAAAAAAGACGTTGAAGCCAGCGGATATCACCTGAATTCAAATGTTGAATTCACAAAAGAACTCTTAAAAGGCATACTTACCAATGAAAAACGTTATGGATATGGATCTTGTCCTTGCAGACTTGCAGCAGGTGATAAAGAAATAGATATTGATATAATCTGCCCATGTGATTACAGAGACCCTGATTTAAATGAGTATGATGCATGTTACTGCGGTCTTTATGTCTCAGGAGATATTCTAAAAGGTACAAAAGAAGTTTTTGCAATACCAGAAAGAAGACTTACACTTGAAGAACGAGAACAATCCCAAAAAGGAACCTTAAGTGGTGCACCATCCTCCCTTCAATTTCCCGTTTGGAGATGCAGCGTCTGCGGCTACCTATGTGCACGTGAGGAACCACCTGAAGTATGTCCAATTTGTAAAGTTGAAAAAGAACGCTTTAGGAAGTTCTTATAA
- a CDS encoding ATP-dependent DNA ligase, whose amino-acid sequence MKLKKTYLKDSGKKLSLKVSRCPVIKIKFETFTKTLEKLENTSSQNEMVDILAETFKNLCDDEIGEVCYLVLGEIGPGYEDVNLGLSEKTVQSAISLASGYDKAHVGEEIRNIGDIGEVASKMLKDSEKKFKRLLEEHKEPSVNDIYNGFRKIAFASGKGSQKVKTETLASMLLDADDMGRRYIARYANGKMRLGIGDMTVLNSLSVSFFGSKKEKKELEHAYNISSDIGLIARTLSSSGLRGVKEIKISLNRPIKAMLAQRVSEFQDIKEKIKSRDIAAEEKFDGERIQAHKDGNNIKLFSRRLTDITDQFPDLIEHIQKYVKVEKAILDGEVMAYDFQEELFGSFQILMQRRRKYGIKEYRKKIPVRYMLFDVLYVDCESFMHKSYPERRKKLETIVEGSKYISLANRRVSSDLDEIDDFFQECITKNLEGIVCKSCAEDSYYKAGGREWTWIKWKKEYLSELSDTLDLVIVGAFAGRGRRSGTYGALLCAAYNSDEDVFQTVCKLGTGFSDEQLANLPKTLEDAKVDKSPARVTVAKEMSPDFWFTPKYVVEVLGSEITKSPVHTCNWNKSEKQGLALRFPRFIRWREEKSPEQATSSNEILQMYKG is encoded by the coding sequence GTGAAATTGAAAAAAACTTACCTGAAAGATTCAGGTAAAAAATTAAGTTTGAAAGTATCGAGATGCCCGGTGATCAAAATTAAGTTTGAAACATTTACAAAAACCCTTGAGAAGTTGGAAAATACCAGTTCTCAAAATGAAATGGTAGACATCCTCGCAGAAACATTCAAAAATTTATGCGACGATGAGATAGGTGAAGTCTGCTATTTAGTACTGGGAGAAATAGGGCCAGGTTATGAAGATGTTAATCTTGGTTTAAGCGAAAAAACCGTACAGTCTGCAATTTCACTTGCAAGTGGTTACGATAAAGCACACGTGGGCGAAGAAATAAGAAATATAGGAGATATAGGCGAAGTTGCAAGTAAAATGCTAAAAGACTCTGAAAAGAAATTTAAAAGGCTTTTAGAAGAGCATAAAGAGCCATCTGTAAATGATATTTATAACGGCTTTAGAAAAATCGCTTTTGCAAGTGGTAAAGGTTCTCAAAAGGTTAAAACTGAAACATTAGCTTCAATGCTTCTGGATGCAGATGATATGGGGCGGAGATACATTGCAAGATATGCTAATGGTAAAATGAGACTCGGTATTGGAGATATGACTGTTCTAAACAGCCTTTCTGTTTCATTCTTTGGCTCAAAGAAAGAGAAAAAAGAACTTGAACATGCCTACAACATAAGTTCAGATATAGGACTCATAGCCCGAACTTTAAGTAGCAGTGGGTTACGGGGAGTTAAAGAGATAAAAATTTCATTAAATAGGCCTATAAAGGCCATGTTAGCCCAAAGAGTATCGGAATTTCAAGATATTAAAGAAAAAATTAAGTCCCGAGATATTGCAGCTGAAGAAAAATTCGACGGTGAGCGGATTCAGGCCCATAAAGATGGAAATAATATAAAATTATTTTCCCGGCGTTTAACTGATATAACTGACCAATTTCCAGATTTAATTGAACATATTCAAAAATATGTTAAAGTGGAAAAAGCTATTTTAGACGGGGAAGTGATGGCCTATGATTTTCAAGAAGAACTTTTTGGCTCGTTTCAGATATTAATGCAGCGTCGAAGGAAATATGGAATTAAAGAATACCGAAAAAAGATTCCTGTCAGGTACATGCTGTTTGATGTTCTTTATGTAGACTGTGAATCATTTATGCATAAAAGCTACCCTGAAAGAAGGAAGAAACTTGAAACAATTGTAGAAGGTTCAAAATACATTTCACTAGCTAATCGGAGAGTTAGTTCTGACCTTGATGAGATAGATGATTTCTTTCAGGAGTGTATAACTAAAAATCTGGAAGGTATCGTTTGTAAATCATGTGCAGAAGATTCATATTATAAAGCTGGGGGAAGAGAGTGGACATGGATTAAATGGAAAAAAGAATACCTCAGCGAACTATCAGATACCCTTGACTTAGTTATCGTAGGCGCATTTGCAGGTAGAGGAAGACGAAGTGGTACTTATGGAGCCCTTTTATGTGCTGCTTATAACTCTGATGAAGATGTATTCCAGACTGTCTGTAAACTGGGAACTGGATTTTCTGATGAACAATTAGCTAACTTACCTAAAACGCTTGAGGACGCAAAAGTAGATAAAAGTCCAGCACGAGTTACAGTGGCCAAAGAAATGAGCCCTGATTTCTGGTTTACCCCAAAATATGTGGTAGAAGTACTTGGATCAGAGATAACTAAAAGCCCTGTTCATACATGTAACTGGAATAAATCTGAAAAACAAGGTTTGGCTTTAAGATTTCCTAGATTCATTAGATGGCGTGAAGAAAAATCTCCAGAGCAAGCTACAAGCTCAAATGAAATTTTACAGATGTATAAAGGATAA
- a CDS encoding ATP cone domain-containing protein encodes MTDVIKSNGKREQFSEQKVKNSIENAVKDAGFSPQEKMNVIEHASQDAAQMAQGQDEIKTRQIRDTILNDLEQDDQQVANAWKQYERQHGINY; translated from the coding sequence ATGACAGATGTTATAAAAAGTAATGGAAAAAGAGAGCAATTTAGCGAACAAAAAGTAAAAAATTCAATTGAAAATGCAGTTAAAGATGCTGGTTTTAGCCCACAGGAAAAAATGAACGTTATAGAACATGCATCACAGGATGCTGCACAAATGGCTCAAGGCCAGGATGAAATTAAAACAAGACAAATAAGAGACACCATATTAAATGATTTAGAACAAGATGATCAGCAAGTTGCCAACGCATGGAAGCAGTATGAACGCCAGCATGGAATTAACTACTGA
- a CDS encoding ATP cone domain-containing protein: protein MTDVIKRNGKKEQFSEQKVKHSIESAIKDAGLNPQQKSGLIDNTVNDVKQQVMNKDEVRTNEIRDIVIDDLDQDEEQAGETTVGQAWRNYEEEHGIIYEESSRRRR, encoded by the coding sequence ATGACAGATGTTATAAAAAGAAATGGTAAAAAAGAACAGTTTAGCGAACAAAAAGTAAAACATTCCATTGAAAGTGCAATTAAGGATGCCGGACTAAACCCGCAACAAAAAAGTGGCTTAATTGATAATACCGTAAATGATGTAAAACAGCAAGTAATGAACAAAGATGAAGTAAGAACAAACGAAATAAGAGATATAGTAATAGATGACTTAGACCAAGATGAAGAACAGGCCGGAGAAACAACAGTTGGACAGGCATGGAGAAATTATGAAGAAGAACATGGAATTATCTATGAAGAAAGCAGCAGACGCAGAAGATAA
- a CDS encoding ATP cone domain-containing protein codes for MTDVIKRNGKKEPFSEQKVKNSVESAVKDAGYRTHAKKRLIDKTLKDLNQAVQGKEEISSAKIRNIVINELEQEWDGDQVPVARAWLNYELKHGIIYQE; via the coding sequence ATGACCGATGTAATTAAAAGAAACGGCAAAAAAGAGCCTTTTAGCGAACAAAAAGTAAAAAATTCTGTTGAAAGTGCAGTTAAAGATGCAGGATATAGAACGCATGCCAAAAAAAGACTCATAGATAAAACTCTGAAGGACTTAAATCAAGCAGTGCAAGGTAAGGAAGAAATATCCTCAGCAAAAATACGCAACATAGTAATAAATGAACTTGAACAGGAGTGGGACGGAGATCAGGTCCCTGTTGCAAGGGCATGGCTAAATTATGAATTAAAACACGGAATAATCTATCAAGAGTAA
- a CDS encoding DUF72 domain-containing protein — MKSTQKYFLGCSGWYYKDWAGNFYPEKLSKSRWLEYYSKQFNTVEINNTFYRFPSEKTVKGWYNKTPDNFKLTLKANQVITHRRRFKNTQSTLNHFYSLAETLNEKLGCILFQIPPQKSKDIDFLKNAVKQFDLSKNNIIEFRHPSWYNDEVYDLLNESEVGFCSVSSADLPDDLVITANITYIRFHGVGSEKNHYLYSDKELKEWTNKLKESNSNQVFCYFNNDYNANAPKNAQMLQKIISNS; from the coding sequence ATGAAATCCACCCAAAAATACTTTTTAGGCTGCTCTGGATGGTATTATAAGGACTGGGCAGGAAATTTTTATCCTGAAAAACTGAGTAAGTCAAGATGGTTGGAATACTACTCTAAACAGTTTAACACTGTAGAAATTAACAACACTTTTTATCGATTTCCAAGCGAAAAAACAGTTAAAGGATGGTATAATAAAACTCCCGATAATTTTAAGCTTACTTTAAAAGCCAATCAGGTTATTACCCATAGAAGAAGATTTAAAAACACACAAAGCACACTTAATCATTTCTATAGTCTTGCAGAAACTCTTAATGAAAAATTAGGATGCATATTATTCCAGATCCCTCCTCAAAAATCAAAAGATATTGATTTTTTAAAAAATGCCGTCAAACAGTTTGACCTTTCAAAAAATAATATTATAGAATTTAGACATCCAAGCTGGTATAATGACGAAGTTTATGACTTATTAAACGAATCTGAAGTAGGATTTTGTTCAGTTTCATCTGCTGATCTTCCAGATGATCTTGTAATAACAGCAAATATCACTTACATTAGATTTCACGGAGTTGGAAGTGAAAAAAATCACTATCTTTATTCTGATAAAGAATTGAAAGAATGGACAAATAAGCTAAAAGAATCAAATTCAAATCAAGTATTTTGTTATTTTAATAATGATTATAATGCAAACGCCCCTAAAAATGCTCAAATGCTGCAAAAAATAATTAGTAACTCATAA
- a CDS encoding uracil-DNA glycosylase — MNLEELCEVASTCVKCPLHESRTKVVFGEGSKNAKIMLVGEAPGKKEDETGRPFIGMAGRILSEIIEEAGMDRSDIYITSIVKCRPENNRKPKKLEYTTCIDLYLNKQIELIDPDIVGLLGNSAAYALIGKKNIKQIHGNTYKLNGRKYMALFHPAAALYSRVLLPQLKKDMVILKKAIEK, encoded by the coding sequence ATGAATTTAGAAGAGCTTTGTGAAGTTGCAAGTACCTGTGTTAAATGCCCATTACATGAGAGTAGAACCAAAGTTGTTTTTGGGGAAGGCTCGAAAAATGCTAAGATAATGCTTGTAGGGGAAGCACCTGGAAAAAAAGAAGATGAAACTGGAAGACCATTTATCGGAATGGCAGGTAGAATTTTAAGCGAGATAATAGAAGAAGCAGGCATGGATCGGTCTGATATTTACATCACTTCAATTGTAAAGTGCAGGCCTGAAAACAACCGAAAACCAAAAAAGTTAGAATATACTACCTGTATTGATCTATATTTAAACAAGCAGATAGAATTAATCGACCCTGATATCGTGGGATTGCTTGGAAACAGTGCAGCTTATGCCTTAATTGGTAAAAAAAATATTAAACAGATCCATGGAAATACATACAAATTAAACGGTAGAAAATATATGGCTCTTTTCCACCCAGCTGCAGCGTTGTACTCACGTGTACTTTTACCTCAATTAAAAAAGGATATGGTAATTCTTAAAAAAGCAATTGAAAAGTAG
- a CDS encoding Fpg/Nei family DNA glycosylase, with the protein MPELPEVEAFGKYLDRTSLDKIIENVEVKNPELLQNVDADALKEKLEGHKFKYTKRYGKYTFTALDNDFWLILHYGMTGRLKYFKNQDEAPSYDRLLITFEDESHIAFDDPRKFGKINLASSIEEFVKEKKLGHDATEIDLKTFKQIFERKKGAIKSVLMDQHIIAGIGNIYSDEILFQACIHPKVPANKLNDHQTEQIFKVMKDVLKTSVGKRIAGEELPDSFIIPHRKKNGKCPNSDIKLKTIKISSRTAYYCPNCQKEIFE; encoded by the coding sequence ATGCCGGAACTACCTGAAGTGGAAGCATTTGGAAAATATTTAGATAGGACTTCACTTGATAAAATTATTGAAAATGTAGAGGTTAAGAATCCTGAACTTCTTCAAAATGTGGATGCAGATGCATTAAAAGAAAAATTAGAAGGTCACAAGTTTAAATATACTAAAAGATATGGTAAATATACTTTTACAGCTCTAGACAATGATTTCTGGTTAATTTTACATTATGGAATGACTGGAAGGCTTAAATACTTTAAAAATCAGGATGAAGCACCTTCTTATGATAGACTCCTCATAACTTTTGAGGATGAGAGCCACATTGCATTTGATGATCCGCGGAAGTTTGGAAAGATCAATCTGGCCTCTTCAATTGAAGAATTTGTTAAAGAAAAGAAGTTAGGACATGATGCGACTGAAATTGATCTAAAAACATTTAAACAGATATTTGAAAGGAAAAAAGGTGCCATTAAATCAGTATTGATGGATCAGCATATAATAGCAGGCATTGGTAATATATATTCTGATGAAATACTTTTTCAGGCGTGTATTCATCCTAAAGTGCCTGCTAATAAGTTAAATGATCATCAAACAGAACAAATTTTTAAAGTAATGAAAGATGTGCTTAAAACATCGGTGGGTAAAAGGATAGCCGGCGAAGAACTTCCAGATTCATTTATAATTCCCCACAGAAAAAAGAATGGGAAATGCCCAAATTCTGATATAAAATTAAAAACAATTAAAATTTCAAGTAGAACGGCTTATTATTGCCCGAATTGCCAAAAAGAAATATTTGAATAG